From the Carya illinoinensis cultivar Pawnee chromosome 4, C.illinoinensisPawnee_v1, whole genome shotgun sequence genome, one window contains:
- the LOC122307353 gene encoding glutamate receptor 3.7-like encodes MKHFVFLPVMVFIWIFLTVSVDSQSPAVVNIGAIFTYNSVIGRAAKIAMEAAVSDVNKNPKILNGAELKLLTVDANCSVFLGAIGAFQVLEKGVVAIIGPQSSAIAHMISEIANGLQVPLISYAATDPTLSALQFPFFFRTTQSDLYQMAAMANLIDFYGWKEVIAIFVDDDYGRNGISALGGELDKRALKIAQKFPLPIHFDLNNITDTLNKSKLMGSRVYVVHLNPDPKMRFFTIAQKLQMMTSNYVWLATDWLSTTLDSSSSLSKTSLHILQGVVGLRQHTPESSQKRDFLSRWRKMVDEEGSASSELNTYGLSAYDTVLTVAHSIDKFIKEHRNITFSFDDGLLKMNSTKVQLSKLRVFDGGSLLRGKLLKTNFTGLTGQVQFNEDQSMVSGSYDVINIDDQIAVVGYWSNSSGFSILAPENLKSEENNNSHLDQKLKNVTWPGGSKERPRGWVIADDERPLRIGVPYRASFVDFATKLNNSHKMRGYCIDVFLEARKLVPYYVPYIFEPFGDGHSNPSYNDLVQKVEDEVFDAAVGDIAIVTNRTKIVDFSQPYATTGLVIVAPVRNSKSSAWVFLKPFTVEMWCVTAASFIMIAVVIWILEHRVNDDFRGPPKRQLVTMFLFSFSTLFKTNQEKTVSPLGRMVMVVWLFLLMVVTASYTASLTSILTVQQLSSPITGIESLVASNWPIGYQVGSFSYSYLADTQNIARSRLIPLGSPEEFARALQQGPTNGGVAAIIDELTYVELFLSKHSEFGIIGQPFTKSGWGFAFKRNSPLAIDISTAILKLSENGELQRIRERWFCKKGCPGEGNRHAEPNQLHLISFWGLYLLCGIFTIGALLAFLLRMICQFARYKQQQRESSHPSSVSSNAHCSHVISSFLNFIDEREEAIKKMFQHDNRQEQIR; translated from the exons aTGAAACACTTTGTGTTTCTGCCTGTGATGGTTTTCATATGGATATTCCTTACTGTTTCTGTGGACTCCCAAAGTCCTGCTGTTGTGAACATCGGTGCAATTTTTACTTACAATTCGGTTATTGGTAGAGCCGCCAAGATAGCGATGGAAGCAGCAGTGTCTGATGTCAATAAGAATCCGAAAATTCTCAACGGTGCAGAGCTGAAGTTGCTCACGGTTGATGCAAATTGCAGTGTCTTCTTGGGGGCCATTGGGG CTTTTCAGGTACTTGAGAAAGGGGTAGTAGCCATAATTGGTCCACAGTCCTCTGCTATAGCTCATATGATCTCTGAGATTGCTAATGGTCTCCAAGTTCCCCTTATTTCGTATGCTGCCACTGATCCAACGCTCTCTGCCCTCCaatttcccttcttttttcGAACTACACAAAGCGATTTGTACCAAATGGCTGCTATGGCCAACTTAATTGACTTTTATGGATGGAAAGAGGTCATTGCCATCTttgtggatgatgattatgggAGAAATGGGATATCTGCTTTAGGTGGTGAACTCGACAAGAGAGCATTGAAGATTGCTCAAAAGTTTCCTTTGCCTATCCATTTTGATCTGAACAACATCACTGATACCCTCAATAAATCTAAATTGATGGGTTCTCGTGTTTATGTCGTTCATCTCAATCCTGACCCCAAAATGAGATTCTTCACTATAGCTCAAAAACTACAGATGATGACCAGCAACTACGTGTGGCTTGCAACGGATTGGCTTTCTACTACCTTAGATTCATCCTCTTCACTGAGTAAAACTTCACTCCATATCCTCCAAGGGGTAGTTGGGCTTCGTCAACATACTCCAGAGTCTAGCCAGAAGAGGGATTTTTTGTCTCGATGGAGAAAAATGGTAGATGAGGAGGGTTCAGCAAGTTCTGAGCTGAATACGTATGGACTCAGTGCTTATGACACGGTATTGACAGTTGCACATTCAATCGATAAGTTTATAAAAGAACACAGAAATATCACATTCTCTTTTGACGATGGGTTACTCAAAATGAACTCAACTAAAGTTCAGCTGAGCAAGCTCAGAGTCTTTGATGGTGGATCTCTTCTCCGTGGGAAATTATTAAAGACAAACTTCACTGGTTTAACTGGTCAAGTCCAATTTAATGAAGATCAAAGCATGGTGAGTGGTAGTTATGATGTCATTAATATTGACGACCAGATCGCAGTGGTCGGTTATTGGTCCAACTCCTcaggcttttcaattttagcCCCAGAAAATctgaaaagtgaagaaaataataattcccACCTAGATCAGAAGCTAAAAAATGTTACTTGGCCTGGTGGTAGTAAAGAAAGGCCACGCGGGTGGGTGATTGCAGATGATGAGAGACCATTGAGAATTGGAGTGCCATACAGAGCTAGTTTTGTTGACTTTGCTACTAAGCTGAATAACAGCCATAAAATGCGAGGATACTGCATTGATGTGTTCCTTGAAGCACGGAAATTAGTTCCATATTATGTTCCTTACATATTTGAGCCATTTGGGGATGGCCACTCCAATCCCAGTTACAACGATCTTGTACAGAAGGTCGAAGATGAG GTGTTCGATGCTGCCGTTGGGGACATTGCAATTGTGACAAACAGGACAAAGATTGTGGACTTTTCACAGCCATATGCTACTACTGGTCTTGTCATAGTGGCTCCAGTCCGCAATTCGAAATCAAGTGCTTGGGTGTTTCTCAAACCATTTACAGTAGAAATGTGGTGTGTTACCGCAGCATCGTTTATAATGATTGCAGTAGTTATTTGGATTCTTGAGCATCGAGTCAACGATGATTTCAGGGGTCCCCCTAAGAGGCAGCTTGTTACAATGTTTCT GTTCAGCTTCTCGACATTGTTCAAGACAAATC AGGAAAAAACAGTGAGTCCACTTGGACGGATGGTGATGGTGGTTTGGCTATTCTTATTGATGGTGGTCACAGCAAGCTATACAGCAAGCTTAACTTCGATTCTTACAGTTCAGCAGCTTTCATCACCCATCACAGGAATTGAAAGCTTGGTTGCAAGTAACTGGCCCATTGGGTACCAAGTAGGTTCGTTTTCTTATAGCTATCTGGCTGACACTCAAAACATAGCTAGGTCAAGACTCATTCCTCTGGGATCCCCAGAAGAATTTGCGAGAGCACTTCAACAAGGACCAACTAATGGAGGGGTGGCAGCTATTATAGATGAACTTACATATGTGGAGTTATTTCTGTCGAAGCATTCTGAATTTGGGATTATTGGGCAACCATTTACCAAGAGTGGATGGGGATTT GCTTTCAAGAGAAATTCCCCACTCGCTATTGACATTTCTACTGCAATCTTGAAACTTTCCGAGAATGGAGAGCTTCAGAGGATCCGTGAGAGGTGGTTCTGTAAGAAGGGTTGTCCAGGAGAGGGGAACCGGCATGCTGAACCTAACCAACTCCACTTGATCAGCTTTTGGGGTCTTTATTTATTATGTGGTATCTTCACTATAGGTGCCCTTCTGGCATTTCTTCTAAGAATGATTTGCCAATTTGCGCGTTACAAGCAACAGCAGAGGGAGTCTTCTCATCCATCCTCAGTGTCATCAAACGCCCACTGTTCTCATGTCATTTCCAGTTTTCTTAACTTCATTGATGAGAGGGAAGAAGCTATCAAGAAAATGTTTCAGCATGACAATCGTCAAGAGCAGATTAGGTAA